A genomic stretch from Candidatus Binataceae bacterium includes:
- a CDS encoding pilus assembly protein TadG-related protein, with protein sequence MFIVILALPALVGVLTLVMDVGNLYFNQVSMQVAIDSGVLSGALYLPSYPSQAVSVAENYAERNGIKASEIVSCTVSPDNKTVLMTSSRNLPCLFCAVLGEGTAHAQSAPGENTSAGTGVRTSASAFIVPIRAATGLVPIGIDYRTDLNFGPVQLKQGQVGAGNWAPLALGGNGASNYSTNIQSGYPGKVSVGNMLDTEPGNVVGPTTSAFQYRLSMGQNQFSTGTFQNHDLNDPRVMLIPIVDFSNINGKSQVPMKGFAMMWIVSIDNQGTINCYFIQQSVPNAQPGPTGSASTGATTPILK encoded by the coding sequence ATGTTCATAGTAATCCTGGCGCTGCCCGCACTCGTCGGCGTTCTCACGCTGGTGATGGATGTCGGCAATCTCTACTTCAACCAGGTGAGTATGCAGGTCGCGATCGACAGCGGCGTGCTGTCAGGCGCGCTCTATCTTCCATCATATCCTTCCCAGGCGGTATCCGTCGCCGAGAACTACGCGGAGCGCAACGGCATCAAGGCCAGCGAGATCGTTTCATGCACGGTGAGCCCGGACAACAAGACCGTCCTGATGACTAGCAGCCGCAATCTTCCGTGCTTGTTTTGCGCGGTGCTGGGCGAAGGAACCGCGCATGCACAGTCCGCACCAGGGGAAAACACGAGCGCCGGAACCGGCGTCAGGACGAGCGCAAGCGCGTTTATCGTGCCGATAAGAGCGGCCACCGGCCTGGTGCCGATCGGAATTGACTATAGAACCGACCTGAACTTCGGCCCGGTGCAGCTTAAGCAGGGACAGGTGGGGGCCGGCAACTGGGCTCCGCTGGCGCTCGGCGGAAACGGCGCAAGCAACTATTCAACCAATATCCAGAGCGGCTATCCCGGCAAGGTCAGCGTCGGCAACATGCTCGATACCGAGCCGGGCAATGTCGTCGGGCCCACCACCAGCGCCTTTCAGTACCGCCTGAGCATGGGCCAGAATCAGTTCTCGACCGGCACCTTCCAGAATCACGACCTGAACGACCCGCGCGTGATGCTGATTCCGATCGTGGACTTCAGCAACATCAACGGCAAATCGCAGGTCCCGATGAAGGGATTCGCCATGATGTGGATAGTTTCAATCGACAACCAGGGAACTATCAACTGCTATTTCATCCAGCAGTCGGTACCCAACGCGCAGCCGGGCCCAACCGGTTCGGCCAGCACCGGTGCGACCACCCCGATACTCAAATGA